One window from the genome of Mustela lutreola isolate mMusLut2 chromosome 11, mMusLut2.pri, whole genome shotgun sequence encodes:
- the YDJC gene encoding carbohydrate deacetylase isoform X1 has translation MAGPRVRLVITADDFGYCPRRDEGIVEAFLAGAVTSVSLLVNGVAAESAAELAGRYQIPTGLHANLSEGRPVGPARHGASSLLSPEGFFLGKMEFREAVAAGDIALPQVREELEAQLIRFRELLGGEPTHVDGHQHVHVLPGVCQVFAETLQANGVRFTRLPVERGVGGCAWLEAPAHAFACAVERDARAAVGPFSRYGLRWTDAFVGLSTCGRHMSAHRVSGALARALEGIPTGHALTAELMAHPGYPSVPPAGGCGEGPDAFSCSWERLHELRVLTAPTLRARLAQDGVQLCTLHDLDSKRPGEGVLGEATLEAFLEPSPPCP, from the exons ATGGCCGGACCGCGCGTGCGGCTGGTAATCACCGCAGATGACTTTGGTTACTGCCCGCGGCGCGATGAGGGCATCGTAGAGGCCTTTCTGGCAGGGGCTGTGACCAGCGTGTCCCTGTTGGTCAACGGGGTAGCCGCAGAGAGCGCGGCGGAGCTAGCTGGCAG GTATCAAATCCCCACGGGCCTCCACGCAAACCTGTCCGAGGGCCGCCCCGTGGGCCCGGCCCGCCACGGCGCCTCGTCGCTGCTCAGCCCCGAAGGCTTCTTCCTCGGCAAGATGGAATTTCGCGAGGCAGTGGCGGCCGGAGACATAGCCTTGCCCCAG GTGCGGGAAGAGCTGGAGGCCCAGCTGATACGCTTCCGGGAATTACTGGGCGGGGAACCCACTCACGTGGACGGGCACCAGCACGTACACGTGCTcccag GCGTGTGCCAGGTGTTCGCAGAGACGCTGCAGGCCAACGGGGTGCGCTTCACACGGTTGCCGGTGGAGCGCGGGGTGGGCGGCTGCGCGTGGCTCGAGGCCCCCGCACATGCCTTCGCTTGTGCGGTGGAGCGCGACGCCCGGGCCGCCGTGGGCCCCTTCTCTCGCTACGGCCTACG GTGGACGGATGCCTTCGTGGGCCTGAGCACCTGTGGTCGGCACATGTCTGCTCACCGCGTATCAGGAGCACTAGCACGGGCCCTGGAAGGCATACCCACAGGCCACGCCCTGACAGCTGAGCTGATGGCACACCCCGGCTACCCTAGTGTGCCCCCAGCTGGGGGCTGCGGTGAGGGCCCGGATGCCTTTTCCTGCTCTTGGGAGCGGCTGCACGAACTGCGTGTCCTCACCGCACCCACGCTTCGGGCCCGACTTGCACAGGACGGAGTGCAGCTCTGCACACTCCATGACCTAGACTCCAAGAGGCCTGGGGAAGGGGTCCTTGGAGAAGCCACTCTGGAAGCATTCCTGGAGCCCTCCCCACCATGCCCCTGA
- the UBE2L3 gene encoding ubiquitin-conjugating enzyme E2 L3 isoform X2, translating into MAASRRLMKDNPPYDKGAFRIEINFPAEYPFKPPKITFKTKIYHPNIDEKGQVCLPVISAENWKPATKTDQVIQSLIALVNDPQPEHPLRADLAEEYSKDRKKFCKNAEEFTKKYGEKRPVD; encoded by the exons GACAACCCTCCATATGATAAGGGGGCCTTCAGAATCGAAATCAACTTTCCAGCAGAGTACCCATTCAAACCACCGAAGATCACATTTAAAACAAAGATCTATCACCCAAACATCGATGAAAAGGGGCAAGTCTGTCTGCCAGTAATTAGTGCTGAAAACTGGAAGCCAGCAACCAAAACCGACCAAG TAATCCAGTCCCTCATAGCACTGGTGAACGACCCCCAGCCCGAGCACCCACTTCGGGCTGACCTAGCTGAAGAATACTCTAAGGACCGTAAAAAATTCTGTAAGAACGCTGAAGAGTTTACAAAGAAATACGGGGAGAAGCGACCTGTGGACTAA
- the YDJC gene encoding carbohydrate deacetylase isoform X2 — protein MAGPRVRLVITADDFGYCPRRDEGIVEAFLAGAVTSVSLLVNGVAAESAAELAGRYQIPTGLHANLSEGRPVGPARHGASSLLSPEGFFLGKMEFREAVAAGDIALPQVREELEAQLIRFRELLGGEPTHVDGHQHVHVLPGGRMPSWA, from the exons ATGGCCGGACCGCGCGTGCGGCTGGTAATCACCGCAGATGACTTTGGTTACTGCCCGCGGCGCGATGAGGGCATCGTAGAGGCCTTTCTGGCAGGGGCTGTGACCAGCGTGTCCCTGTTGGTCAACGGGGTAGCCGCAGAGAGCGCGGCGGAGCTAGCTGGCAG GTATCAAATCCCCACGGGCCTCCACGCAAACCTGTCCGAGGGCCGCCCCGTGGGCCCGGCCCGCCACGGCGCCTCGTCGCTGCTCAGCCCCGAAGGCTTCTTCCTCGGCAAGATGGAATTTCGCGAGGCAGTGGCGGCCGGAGACATAGCCTTGCCCCAG GTGCGGGAAGAGCTGGAGGCCCAGCTGATACGCTTCCGGGAATTACTGGGCGGGGAACCCACTCACGTGGACGGGCACCAGCACGTACACGTGCTcccag GTGGACGGATGCCTTCGTGGGCCTGA
- the CCDC116 gene encoding coiled-coil domain-containing protein 116, with the protein MTSCRHHSGYLADDEAGHTTYVARLPKKPLFPGMGQAAKLGHTPHPPSRYTPTDSLGLRGHRRNPRDPQPFGTFLDFLVEGQVLDSLQTVVEEATERMTATKTEAGVPLVEVQDPIEVPRGGRRARARPSLSTVHRHRARPSLCTGQPNNYPSSSSSMSDSHSSFTAGCRGSHSWDSDLGARGMGSLPPMRDRLLLEKNLKRLLKLENRGKGLGPSCIRRDSLLWNSLASQSSSQWTQEPPQSWFSSLLDSNIGTPQTSEPGSGEPDLTFLKREFDKEIKSLLNQPVSFDLPGYCSFREPHQTLDFLADHHLFPALQSVVRQAVDKLSGACRHDGCPLFPSEWEPATDPSSDSAIGSKPATPTDGENPYDVLPRVSSSKTDRRKSTKGRGQGKPKEGGSPVSSAQVATRYRIEVTPKEESKSPTYKLMKKKPLPSISSNSSMSHLSNPLYEDLVSYLVDQVVSLLTYKYKFEKNLSKKLGFISFPVTEMLMDLFLGFRKLKDSHICLSPKIDWSCLQRRLEQAEWAQQLSRHTSQHDSSSQRSSHRRAPHHKPHHRKAPHHRPPQSSTESPSTLLEPGPQVDQEEAMESSLNSEFPGSQLLPAQEDSPVGGQEPASQQEPKPSMFSGTSMGSNKHQEVLDMDSQSEEEEEGEDEDDDFLGDNDTSQSYPGLQVEVTHSTNVGHSDPP; encoded by the exons ATGACCAGCTGCCGCCACCATTCCGGGTACTTGGCAGACGACGAGGCCGGCCACACCACCTACGTGGCCCGG CTGCCTAAGAAGCCACTGTTTCCGGGAATGGGGCAAGCCGCCAAGTTGGGCCACACGCCACACCCACCATCGAGGTACACCCCCACAGACAGCTTAGGGCTCCGTGGCCACCGACGAAACCCAAGGGACCCTCAGCCCTTTGGTACCTTCCTGGATTTCCTCGTCGAGGGTCAGGTGCTAGACAGCCTACAGACGGTGGTGGAAGAGGCAACTGAGCGCATGACTGCCACGAAGACAGAGGCTGGGGTGCCCCTGGTGGAGGTGCAGGACCCCATAGAGGTGCCGAGGGGTGGGCGGCGGGCGCGTGCCCGGCCCAGCCTCAGTACCGTGCACCGGCACCGGGCCCGGCCCAGCCTCTGCACTGGACAGCCCAACAActacccctcctcctccagctccatgTCCGACTCCCATAGCAGCTTCACAGCTGGCTGCCGGGGCTCCCACAGCTGGGACAGTGACCTGGGCGCCCGTGGCATGGGCTCACTGCCACCCATGAGGGACAGACTTTTGCTGGAGAAGAACCTCAAACGGCTTCTGAAGCTGGAGAACCGAGGG aAAGGCCTGGGTCCATCCTGCATCCGGAGGGACTCCCTGCTGTGGAACTCCCTGGCCAGCCAGTCTAGCAGCCAGTGGACCCAGGAGCCACCTCAGTCATGGTTCTCAAGCCTGCTGGACTCAAACATAGGCACACCCCAAACATCAGAGCCCGGGTCTGGAGAACCGGATCTGACGTTTCTCAAGCGAGAGTTCGATAAGGAGATCAAGTCCTTGTTGAACCAGCCAGTGTCCTTTGACCTGCCCGGCTACTGTTCATTCCGTGAACCCCATCAGACCCTGGACTTTCTGGCTGATCACCACCTCTTCCCTGCCCTGCAGAGTGTAGTCCGCCAGGCTGTGGACAAGCTCAGTGGCGCCTGCCGCCATGATGGCTGCCCTCTTTTCCCATCAGAATGGGAGCCCGCCACAGATCCCAGTTCTGACTCTGCGATAGGCTCCAAGCCAGCCACACCCACCGATGGGGAGAACCCCTACGATGTGCTTCCCAGAGTCTCCAGCTCCAAGACAGATCGAAGAAAGAGCACGAAGGGCAGAGGACAGGGCAAGCCCAAGGAAGGTGGTTCCCCTGTGTCTAGTGCCCAGGTGGCCACAAGATACAGGATCGAGGTGACACCCAAAGAAGAATCCAAG AGCCCCACTTACAAGCTCATGAAGAAGAAGCCACTGCCCTCCATCTCCTCCAACTCCAGCATGTCCCACCTCTCCAACCCCTTGTACGAGGACCTCGTCAGCTATTTGGTGGACCAGGTTGTGTCCTTGCTCACCTACAAGTACAAGTTTGAGAAGAACCTCTCCAAGAAGCTGGGCTTCATCTCCTTCCCAGTCACCGAGATGCTCATGGACCTCTTCCTGGGCTTCAGGAAGCTGAAGGACTCCCACATCTGCCTGTCCCCCAAGATTGACTGGAGCTGCCTCCAGCGGAGGCTGGAGCAGGCCGAGTGGGCCCAGCAGCTATCCAGACACACGTCCCAGCATGATTCCTCCTCCCAGCGCAGCTCCCACCGCAGAGCCCCCCACCACAAACCCCACCACCGCAAGGCCCCCCACCACAGGCCACCCCAGAGCAGCACAGAGTCGCCCTCCACGCTGCTGGAGCCGGGCCCCCAAGTGGATCAGGAGGAGGCCATGGAGTCCAGCCTCAACAGTGAGTTTCCAGGCTCTCAGCTGCTTCCAGCTCAGGAGGACTCTCCAGTTGGGGGCCAGGAGCCCGCAAGCCAGCAAGAGCCCAAGCCCTCCATGTTCTCCGGCACGAGCATGGGCTCTAATAAGCATCAGGAAGTCCTAGACATGGACAGTCAGagcgaggaggaggaagagggtgagGATGAGGACGATGACTTCTTAGGGGACAATGACACATCCCAGAGCTACCCAGGACTTCAAGTGGAGGTCACCCACTCTACAAATGTGGGCCACAGTGACCCTCCGTGA
- the SDF2L1 gene encoding stromal cell-derived factor 2-like protein 1 produces the protein MGPSCRSSAGAMWSAGRGRAAGRALLGLLLTLLVPNSCAAKTGAGLVTCGSVLKLFNTQHRVRLHSHDIKYGSGSGQQSVTGVEASDDANSYWRIRGGSEGGCPRGAPVRCGQAVRLTHVLTGKNLHTHHFPSPLSNNQEVSAFGEDGEGDDLDLWTVRCSGQHWEREAAVRFQHVGTSVFLSVTGEQYGSPIRGQHEVHGMSSANTHNMWKAMEGIFIKPSMDPSAGHDEL, from the exons ATGGGCCCGAGCTGCCGGAGCTCGGCCGGGGCGATGTGGAGCGCGGGCCGAGGCAGAGCTGCCGGACGGGCgctcctggggctgctgctgaCGCTCTTGGTGCCGAACAGCTGTGCCGCCAAGACCGGCGCAGGGCTCGTGACCTGCGGGTCGGTGCTGAAGCTGTTCAACACGCAGCACAGGGTGCGGTTGCACTCGCACGACATCAAATACGGATCCG GCAGCGGCCAACAGTCGGTGACTGGCGTGGAGGCGTCTGACGACGCCAATAGCTACTGGCGGATCCGCGGTGGCTCGGAGGGCGGCTGCCCGCGCGGGGCCCCGGTGCGCTGCGGGCAGGCGGTTCGGCTCACGCACGTGCTAACCGGCAAGAATTTGCACACGCACCACTTTCCGTCGCCGCTGTCCAACAACCAG GAGGTGAGCGCCTTTGGGGAGGACGGCGAGGGTGACGACCTGGATCTGTGGACAGTGCGCTGCTCAGGGCAGCACTGGGAGCGAGAGGCTGCTGTGCGCTTCCAGCACGTAGGCACCTCTGTGTTCCTGTCCGTCACTGGAGAGCAGTACGGAAGCCCCATCCGTGGGCAGCACGAAGTGCATGGCATGTCCAGCGCCAACACACACAATATGTGGAAGGCCATGGAAGGCATCTTCATCAAGCCCAGCATGGATCCCTCTGCAGGTCACGATGAACTCTGA